One Microbacterium esteraromaticum genomic window carries:
- a CDS encoding extracellular solute-binding protein, whose translation MSTLTRRNLLIGAGLGAASIAAVLTGCAPQGGPAGAGAGGKAAALPTYRAFTGVKPDLPGADGVPEAFYRYPSNPVAAISGKPATSPVSFMCALDNLPQKPPGNTFWAGLNDRLGADLDINGVPGADYQARLSTAIAGGQLPDLVQLNLDVPQLNQLLPRRFANLNEYLGGDAVLEYPMLANLPTSAWKNVMINGSIWGVPYPSVRASSPLFYRSDITDSLGVKPDLQDAQSFLDFCKEVTDKSASRWAIASWPTITDWVMEMFGAPNQWKVDDSGAFTRMWESESFLRGVEFLVRMHEAGVFHPDAFSGQSNNLQNFSAGHTVINSSGFMWWPNFYRDNASIAGFRVEPLLAPRHDGGGLAAKWLLNGLYTFAAINADAKPDRIKELLRVQDYLAAPFGTAEHLYRTYGAEGTHFTWADGEPVLTETGVADVSAVPVRFASGFPTAIYTPGAPEITKQNWELQKKVVEGGVELPTVGLISDSQTSLGTSLDRDVRDAISEVVQGRRKMGDLEAAVKRWRSGGGDRIADEYAAARA comes from the coding sequence CGGCGCCGGATTGGGTGCCGCCAGCATCGCCGCGGTGCTCACGGGGTGCGCGCCGCAGGGCGGACCGGCCGGAGCCGGTGCGGGCGGGAAAGCTGCTGCGTTGCCGACCTACCGTGCGTTCACGGGCGTGAAACCGGATCTCCCGGGGGCCGACGGCGTTCCGGAAGCTTTCTACCGCTATCCGTCGAATCCGGTGGCCGCGATCAGTGGCAAACCGGCCACGTCACCTGTCAGCTTCATGTGCGCTCTTGACAACCTGCCCCAGAAGCCTCCGGGGAACACGTTCTGGGCCGGTCTCAACGACCGCCTCGGCGCTGACCTCGACATCAATGGTGTGCCCGGCGCGGACTATCAGGCACGGCTCAGCACAGCGATCGCAGGCGGGCAGTTGCCTGACCTGGTCCAGCTGAACCTCGATGTGCCGCAGTTGAATCAGCTTCTTCCGCGCCGGTTCGCGAACCTCAATGAGTACCTCGGTGGTGACGCCGTGCTCGAGTACCCCATGCTGGCGAACCTGCCGACTTCGGCGTGGAAGAACGTGATGATCAACGGGAGCATCTGGGGCGTTCCATATCCCTCGGTCCGCGCCAGCAGCCCGCTCTTCTACCGCTCCGACATCACCGACTCGCTCGGCGTCAAGCCTGATCTGCAGGACGCACAGAGTTTCCTCGACTTCTGCAAGGAGGTCACCGACAAGTCCGCATCGCGCTGGGCGATCGCCAGCTGGCCCACGATCACGGACTGGGTGATGGAGATGTTCGGTGCGCCGAACCAGTGGAAGGTCGACGACTCCGGTGCCTTCACACGCATGTGGGAGAGCGAGTCGTTCCTCCGAGGCGTCGAGTTCCTCGTTCGAATGCACGAGGCAGGCGTGTTCCATCCCGACGCGTTCTCGGGTCAGTCGAACAACCTGCAGAACTTCAGCGCGGGGCACACGGTGATCAACTCGTCCGGATTCATGTGGTGGCCCAACTTCTACAGGGATAACGCCAGCATCGCCGGGTTCCGGGTCGAACCGCTGCTGGCGCCCCGCCACGACGGCGGTGGTCTGGCGGCGAAGTGGCTGCTGAACGGCCTGTACACCTTCGCCGCGATCAACGCCGACGCGAAGCCCGATCGCATCAAGGAGCTTCTGCGGGTGCAGGACTACCTCGCCGCGCCCTTCGGAACGGCTGAGCACCTCTACCGTACCTACGGGGCAGAAGGCACGCACTTCACCTGGGCTGACGGCGAGCCCGTGCTCACCGAGACCGGCGTCGCAGACGTCTCGGCAGTGCCCGTGCGATTCGCCTCAGGCTTCCCAACGGCCATCTACACGCCGGGGGCGCCGGAGATCACGAAGCAGAACTGGGAGCTGCAGAAGAAGGTCGTGGAGGGTGGCGTGGAGCTGCCCACAGTCGGTCTCATCTCCGATTCGCAGACCTCGCTGGGCACATCGCTCGATCGCGACGTGCGTGACGCGATCAGCGAAGTCGTGCAGGGTCGCCGGAAGATGGGCGACCTCGAAGCGGCGGTGAAGCGCTGGCGCTCCGGTGGCGGCGACAGGATCGCCGACGAGTACGCCGCGGCGAGGGCCTGA
- a CDS encoding FAD-dependent oxidoreductase yields MGELWLENQFRNPEGNPYYWDLVVLEAVRAEENITLFLNTDVHEVEASGSPEQRRIDSVTGWQMGSERRIRFRSPAYVDCSGDALVGHLAGAEYMIGRESREDFGESWAPDATDSELLGSTILFYSKDAGHPSEFVPPSFAVDISQTDIPSRRVIRSDMRGCAFWWIEWGGERDVTDENELIRDELQGICYGIWDHIKNSGEFEGVENLTLEWIGAVPGKREYRRLIGDHVLTQEDILSQRDFPDAVTFGGWSIDLHPAGGVYSSAPASRHWFSDGNYDIPLRSLYSRNVGNLWMAGRNISATHVAFGSTRVMATCAALGEAVGLAAAIGTREGLTPRELAGVEFWRMRAAMTRADSSALGLRHLDPSDHALDARVSASSTRAVLETTPGGEALALASDLAVVVPVSGDVLQLEIRVGAIEDSVLALDVHGVSKARNYLPDRVLAKTTIDVAASDPAWLRVDVPLPARPAEDGENVVVVLRADDRVFVESSDADAPGLSFMRRRPLESHEAWPLQFRHWKRFATGQGFAVRVRGVTGTFAPARVLGGYSRPYGGPQMWSSERLAVDANPTLDLSWDAPVSVHEVQVLLDADLMIDLVNLHHHWTPDRIMPTLLRDFDVLVRIGGRWSTLQKVRENRHRRVRIPLALPIAIDGLRIVAHATNGADHAHVVGVRAFGTPAAPSSQ; encoded by the coding sequence ATGGGCGAACTCTGGCTGGAGAACCAGTTCCGTAATCCGGAGGGGAATCCCTACTACTGGGATCTCGTCGTGCTCGAGGCCGTTCGGGCCGAAGAGAACATCACCTTGTTCCTCAACACAGATGTCCATGAAGTAGAGGCGAGCGGTTCACCGGAACAGAGACGCATCGACTCGGTCACTGGGTGGCAGATGGGGTCAGAGCGTCGAATCCGTTTTCGGTCTCCGGCGTACGTCGACTGCTCGGGCGATGCGCTCGTGGGGCATCTTGCCGGTGCTGAGTACATGATCGGGCGGGAGAGCCGGGAGGACTTCGGAGAGTCCTGGGCTCCAGATGCCACCGATTCGGAACTGCTCGGGTCGACGATCCTGTTCTACAGCAAGGACGCCGGCCACCCCTCCGAGTTCGTGCCGCCATCGTTCGCCGTCGACATCTCGCAGACGGATATCCCGAGCCGGCGCGTGATCCGCAGCGACATGCGCGGCTGCGCGTTCTGGTGGATCGAGTGGGGCGGGGAGCGGGATGTCACGGATGAGAACGAGCTCATCCGCGATGAACTGCAGGGGATCTGCTATGGCATCTGGGACCACATCAAGAACTCGGGGGAGTTCGAGGGGGTCGAGAACCTCACCCTGGAGTGGATCGGCGCCGTGCCTGGCAAGCGGGAGTATCGGCGTCTGATCGGCGACCACGTGCTCACGCAGGAGGACATCCTCAGCCAGCGGGACTTCCCGGACGCAGTCACGTTCGGCGGCTGGTCAATCGATCTGCATCCGGCGGGTGGCGTGTACAGCTCGGCCCCCGCATCACGCCACTGGTTCTCGGATGGCAACTACGACATCCCGCTTCGCTCCCTCTACTCCCGCAATGTCGGCAACCTGTGGATGGCGGGGCGGAACATCTCCGCGACGCACGTGGCTTTCGGCTCCACTCGCGTGATGGCGACCTGCGCCGCGCTCGGCGAGGCGGTGGGATTGGCGGCGGCGATCGGCACGCGTGAGGGCCTGACACCGCGAGAGCTCGCCGGGGTCGAGTTCTGGCGCATGCGTGCAGCGATGACACGGGCCGACTCGAGCGCACTCGGGTTGCGCCATCTCGATCCGAGTGATCACGCGTTGGATGCGCGTGTCTCCGCCTCATCCACGCGCGCTGTGCTCGAGACGACTCCTGGTGGTGAGGCCCTCGCCCTCGCCTCCGACCTGGCGGTCGTCGTGCCGGTGTCAGGCGATGTCCTGCAGCTCGAGATCCGTGTCGGCGCGATCGAGGACAGCGTGCTTGCCCTCGACGTCCACGGGGTGTCCAAGGCCCGCAACTACCTGCCTGATCGGGTTCTCGCCAAGACGACGATCGACGTGGCCGCCAGCGACCCGGCGTGGTTGCGGGTGGATGTGCCACTTCCCGCACGTCCGGCGGAAGACGGCGAGAACGTGGTCGTCGTGCTCCGCGCTGACGACCGAGTGTTCGTCGAATCGTCCGACGCCGATGCTCCCGGGCTGAGCTTCATGCGCCGGAGGCCTCTGGAAAGTCACGAGGCATGGCCCCTGCAGTTCCGACACTGGAAGCGTTTTGCGACGGGGCAGGGGTTCGCTGTGCGGGTGCGGGGGGTGACAGGGACCTTTGCGCCAGCGCGCGTGCTCGGGGGCTACAGCCGCCCTTACGGTGGACCGCAGATGTGGTCATCCGAGAGGCTCGCCGTCGACGCGAACCCGACGCTGGATCTGAGTTGGGATGCGCCCGTGTCCGTGCACGAGGTGCAGGTGCTGCTCGACGCAGACCTCATGATTGATCTGGTCAATCTCCACCATCACTGGACGCCGGACCGCATCATGCCGACGCTGCTGCGTGATTTCGATGTTCTGGTCCGGATCGGCGGCCGGTGGTCAACGTTGCAGAAGGTCCGCGAGAACCGTCACCGCCGCGTTCGCATTCCGCTCGCGCTCCCGATCGCAATCGACGGATTGCGCATCGTGGCTCACGCCACAAATGGTGCCGACCACGCGCACGTGGTCGGTGTGAGGGCTTTCGGCACTCCAGCGGCGCCCAGCAGTCAATGA
- a CDS encoding adenylosuccinate synthase, with protein sequence MPGIVIVGVQWGDEGKGKATDLLGERTDWVVKFNGGNNAGHTVVIGDEKYALHLLPSGILSPGVNAVIGNGVVVDLAVLFQELDALDARGVDTSRLKISANAHIITAYHRTLDKVTERFLGNRRIGTTGRGIGPAYADKINRVGIRVQDLFDENILRQKVEGALDQKNHLLVKVFNRRSITVDEIVDDLLSYTERLRPMVADTGHLVDEALNRGEVVVFEAGQATMLDVDHGTYPFVTSSTATAAGAASGSGVGPNRLDRIVGIVKAYTTRVGSGPFPTELDDEVGEWLRKTGGEYGTTTGRERRTGWYDAPITRYATRVNGITDIVLTKLDVLTGLDRIPVCVAYDVDGTRFDEVPVNQTDFHHAKPIYEEFPGWSEDISKARSFEDLPQNAQDYVLTLERMSNTRISVIGVGPARDQVIVRHELVD encoded by the coding sequence ATGCCAGGAATCGTGATCGTCGGCGTCCAGTGGGGCGATGAGGGCAAGGGCAAGGCCACCGACCTGCTCGGCGAGCGCACCGACTGGGTGGTCAAGTTCAACGGCGGCAACAACGCCGGCCACACGGTCGTCATCGGCGACGAGAAGTACGCCCTGCACCTGCTGCCCTCGGGCATCCTCAGCCCGGGTGTCAACGCGGTCATCGGCAACGGCGTGGTCGTCGACCTCGCCGTGCTGTTCCAGGAGCTCGACGCGCTCGACGCCCGCGGCGTCGACACCTCGCGCCTGAAGATCAGCGCCAACGCGCACATCATCACCGCGTACCACCGCACGCTCGACAAGGTCACCGAGCGCTTCCTCGGCAACCGGCGCATCGGCACCACCGGCCGCGGCATCGGACCCGCGTACGCCGACAAGATCAACCGCGTCGGCATCCGGGTGCAGGACCTCTTCGACGAGAACATCCTGCGCCAGAAGGTCGAGGGCGCGCTCGACCAGAAGAACCACCTGCTCGTGAAGGTGTTCAACCGCCGCTCGATCACGGTCGACGAGATCGTCGACGACCTGCTCTCGTACACCGAGCGGCTGCGCCCCATGGTCGCCGACACCGGCCACCTGGTCGACGAGGCGCTGAATCGCGGCGAGGTCGTCGTGTTCGAGGCAGGCCAGGCGACCATGCTCGACGTTGACCACGGCACCTACCCCTTCGTGACCTCGTCGACCGCGACCGCCGCGGGAGCGGCATCCGGATCCGGCGTCGGCCCCAACCGGCTCGACCGCATCGTCGGGATCGTGAAGGCGTACACCACCCGTGTCGGCTCCGGCCCGTTCCCGACCGAGCTGGACGACGAGGTGGGCGAGTGGCTGCGCAAGACCGGCGGCGAATACGGCACCACCACCGGCCGCGAGCGCCGCACCGGATGGTACGACGCCCCGATCACCCGCTACGCGACCCGCGTGAACGGCATCACCGACATCGTCCTCACCAAGCTCGACGTGCTGACCGGTCTCGACCGGATCCCGGTGTGCGTCGCCTACGACGTCGACGGCACCCGCTTCGACGAGGTCCCGGTGAACCAGACCGACTTCCACCATGCGAAGCCGATCTACGAGGAGTTCCCGGGGTGGAGCGAGGACATCTCGAAGGCCCGCTCCTTCGAGGACCTGCCGCAGAACGCGCAGGACTACGTGCTCACCCTCGAGCGGATGAGCAACACCCGCATCTCGGTGATCGGCGTCGGCCCCGCCCGCGACCAGGTCATCGTGCGTCACGAGCTGGTCGACTGA
- a CDS encoding lactonase family protein, which yields MTRFWAGGYGADMDGEAEGIGVLSVDDGRGPSTLRHRGVAAAAPSPSWLAAHPTLDVVYAALEGQGTVQAFARAGEAALRPLGEPVSAGEGVCHLAVSPRGRMLIASCYGDGRVARFGIADDGALVPPGVDRAAALRAALFGEPDADEGPDADPSRARDPHPVPAGADPRQSHAHAAVFLPDGRIATTDLGFDLVRIWRVSGTALALDHEVVLPRGTGPRHLVLHPSGHLHVVTEYSCEVFTLASARDGSWGLVAATPASPIAQVGFDFPAELAVSRDGDTLYTALRGSNTLAALRVRGGGEVLEPLALSDSGVDWPRHHLVYDGTLLVSGQRSGSVSVVDLDERTGAPRDVRHVTAAPTPTVMLPAR from the coding sequence ATGACGCGATTCTGGGCCGGCGGCTACGGCGCCGACATGGACGGGGAAGCCGAGGGCATCGGCGTCCTGTCGGTCGATGACGGTCGAGGGCCGTCGACGCTGCGGCACCGCGGGGTCGCGGCGGCCGCGCCGTCGCCATCGTGGCTGGCCGCGCACCCGACGCTCGACGTCGTCTACGCCGCGCTGGAGGGCCAGGGCACGGTGCAGGCCTTCGCTCGCGCCGGCGAGGCGGCACTGCGCCCGCTCGGCGAGCCGGTCAGCGCGGGCGAGGGCGTCTGCCACCTCGCGGTCTCGCCCCGCGGGCGGATGCTGATCGCCAGCTGCTACGGCGACGGCCGCGTGGCCCGCTTCGGCATCGCCGACGACGGCGCGCTCGTGCCGCCCGGCGTCGACAGGGCGGCGGCTCTGCGTGCGGCGCTGTTCGGCGAGCCGGATGCCGACGAGGGGCCGGATGCCGATCCGTCGCGCGCCCGCGATCCGCACCCCGTGCCCGCCGGCGCCGATCCGCGGCAGTCGCACGCCCATGCGGCGGTCTTCCTCCCCGACGGGCGGATCGCGACCACCGATCTCGGGTTCGACCTGGTGCGCATCTGGAGGGTCTCGGGGACGGCGCTCGCCCTCGACCACGAGGTCGTGCTGCCGCGCGGCACCGGCCCGAGGCACCTGGTGCTGCACCCCAGCGGGCATCTGCACGTGGTCACCGAGTACTCGTGCGAGGTGTTCACCCTGGCATCCGCTCGCGACGGGAGCTGGGGCCTCGTCGCCGCGACGCCTGCATCCCCGATCGCGCAGGTGGGATTCGACTTCCCCGCCGAGCTCGCCGTCTCGCGCGACGGCGACACGCTCTACACGGCGCTGCGCGGCAGCAACACCCTCGCGGCGCTGCGCGTGCGCGGGGGCGGGGAGGTGCTCGAGCCTCTCGCGCTCTCCGACTCCGGTGTCGACTGGCCGCGTCACCACCTCGTCTACGACGGCACCCTGCTCGTATCGGGGCAGCGCTCGGGATCGGTGAGCGTGGTCGATCTCGACGAGCGCACCGGCGCTCCGCGCGATGTGCGCCACGTCACCGCGGCACCCACGCCGACGGTCATGCTGCCCGCGCGCTGA
- a CDS encoding dihydrolipoyl dehydrogenase family protein — protein MSDEYDLIVLGAGPVGENVADRAVEGGLTVVIVESELVGGECSYWACTPSKALLRPMQALRVAQHVRGVTGGSVAPAEVLARRDRFVADWSDDGQVTWLRSAGIDLVRGQGRLTGEREVTVAADDGERVLRARHAVAIATGSDAAIPGIPGLRDARPWTSREATSAQQVPASLAIIGGGVVGVEMATAYAGLGSAVTLIARHGLLERMEPFAGEQVADGLRELGVDVRLNAQTSAVRRDGGTVTLTLDDGEEIRADEVLVAAGRTPRSAGIGIELAGLRPGSPIEVDDTMRVPGVDWLYAVGDVNGRALLTHQGKYQARAAGDVIAARSRGEVVADDAWGRHVATADHAAVPQVVFSEPEVASVGLTADAARDTGREIEVVDCDFASVAGAALHADSYRGRARMVVDTEREVIVGATFVGADVAEMLQAATFVVAGEVPISRLWHAVPAYPTMSEIWLRLLEAYGRQSA, from the coding sequence ATGAGCGACGAATACGACCTCATCGTCCTGGGCGCCGGCCCCGTAGGGGAGAACGTGGCGGATCGCGCCGTCGAAGGCGGCCTGACCGTCGTCATCGTCGAGAGCGAGCTCGTCGGCGGCGAGTGCTCGTACTGGGCGTGCACGCCGTCGAAGGCGCTGCTGCGGCCCATGCAGGCGCTGCGCGTCGCGCAGCACGTCCGCGGCGTGACGGGAGGCTCCGTCGCGCCCGCCGAGGTGCTCGCCAGGCGCGACCGATTCGTGGCGGATTGGTCGGATGACGGTCAGGTGACGTGGCTGCGCAGCGCCGGCATCGACCTGGTGCGCGGACAAGGCAGGCTCACGGGCGAGCGCGAGGTCACGGTCGCCGCCGACGACGGAGAGCGGGTGCTTCGCGCGAGGCACGCCGTCGCGATCGCCACAGGATCGGATGCGGCGATCCCCGGCATCCCCGGCCTTCGGGACGCCCGACCGTGGACCAGCCGCGAGGCCACCAGCGCCCAGCAGGTGCCCGCGTCGCTCGCCATCATCGGCGGCGGAGTCGTCGGCGTCGAGATGGCGACCGCGTATGCGGGGCTCGGATCGGCGGTCACGCTCATCGCCAGGCACGGGCTCCTTGAGCGGATGGAGCCGTTCGCCGGCGAGCAGGTCGCCGACGGGCTGAGGGAGCTCGGGGTCGATGTGCGGCTGAACGCGCAGACCAGCGCGGTGCGCAGGGACGGCGGCACGGTCACGCTCACCCTCGACGACGGTGAGGAGATCAGGGCCGACGAGGTGCTCGTGGCCGCTGGACGCACGCCGCGCAGCGCCGGCATCGGCATCGAGTTGGCCGGTCTTCGCCCCGGCAGCCCCATCGAGGTCGACGACACGATGCGGGTTCCAGGGGTCGACTGGCTCTACGCGGTCGGCGACGTGAACGGCCGGGCGCTGCTCACGCACCAGGGCAAGTACCAGGCGAGGGCCGCCGGCGACGTCATCGCCGCCCGGTCGCGCGGCGAGGTGGTGGCCGACGACGCGTGGGGCAGGCACGTCGCCACGGCCGACCACGCCGCGGTGCCCCAGGTCGTGTTCAGCGAGCCCGAGGTCGCCTCGGTCGGCCTGACGGCGGATGCCGCACGCGACACGGGACGTGAGATCGAGGTCGTCGACTGCGACTTCGCCTCGGTCGCCGGCGCAGCCCTGCATGCCGACTCCTACCGGGGCAGGGCGCGGATGGTGGTCGACACCGAGCGGGAGGTGATCGTCGGCGCGACCTTCGTCGGCGCCGATGTCGCCGAGATGCTGCAGGCGGCGACGTTCGTCGTCGCCGGCGAGGTGCCGATCAGCCGTCTCTGGCATGCGGTGCCCGCGTATCCGACGATGAGCGAGATCTGGCTGCGACTGCTCGAGGCGTACGGCAGGCAGTCCGCGTGA
- a CDS encoding ABC transporter ATP-binding protein — translation MIEFRSVTKTFPDGTRAVDDFSLVIPSHKTTVFVGSSGCGKTTLLRMINRMVEPTSGEVEIDGESVLGGDPVALRRRIGYVMQNSGLMPHFTVIDNVATVLRLTGVSRRDAHARAREMLTTVGLDQSLAERYPSQLSGGQQQRVGVARGLAADPNILLMDEPFGAVDPIVRADLQQELIRLQVELDKTVVFVTHDIDEAFLLGDQVVILDRGARVVQVGSPSEIIENPADAFVEAFIGAERGRRALTVKQTANGAVVVDSEGRTQGRLVAEPGA, via the coding sequence ATGATCGAGTTCAGGTCGGTCACCAAGACGTTCCCCGATGGCACGCGCGCCGTCGACGATTTCAGCCTGGTCATCCCGTCGCACAAGACGACGGTGTTCGTCGGATCGTCCGGCTGCGGCAAGACCACGCTGCTTCGCATGATCAACCGCATGGTCGAGCCCACGTCGGGCGAGGTCGAGATCGACGGCGAGAGCGTGCTCGGCGGCGACCCTGTGGCGCTGCGCCGGCGCATCGGGTACGTGATGCAGAACTCCGGCCTCATGCCGCACTTCACCGTGATCGACAACGTCGCCACCGTGCTGCGCCTCACCGGCGTCTCGCGCCGCGATGCGCACGCGAGGGCTCGCGAGATGCTCACCACGGTCGGACTCGACCAGTCCCTCGCCGAGCGCTATCCCAGCCAGCTGTCCGGTGGGCAGCAGCAGCGCGTCGGCGTCGCACGAGGGCTCGCTGCCGACCCGAACATCCTGCTGATGGACGAGCCCTTCGGGGCCGTCGACCCGATCGTCCGCGCCGACCTGCAGCAGGAGCTCATCCGTCTGCAGGTCGAGCTCGACAAGACCGTCGTCTTCGTGACCCACGACATCGACGAGGCCTTCCTGCTCGGCGACCAGGTGGTCATCCTCGACCGAGGGGCTCGTGTCGTGCAGGTCGGCAGCCCCAGCGAGATCATCGAGAACCCCGCGGATGCCTTCGTCGAGGCCTTCATCGGCGCCGAGCGGGGCCGCAGGGCGCTGACCGTCAAGCAGACGGCGAACGGGGCGGTCGTGGTCGACTCGGAGGGCCGCACGCAGGGGCGTCTGGTGGCGGAGCCGGGCGCATGA
- a CDS encoding ABC transporter permease yields MTWVVDNLGLIVELTVTHLRQSLIPILLGLLLSVPLGWIAWRYRLVRGPLIVLTGLLYTIPSLALLILMPAALGYSVISEENLVAALTIYAVAILVRAVADGLDSVDADVLQASTAMGYAAPRRFFAVELPLAGPVILAGLRVTAVSTISLATVGILIGVRNLGYLFTNGQQRRLIPEVLAGVVAVVVIALLVDLALMLAGRMLMPWTRATSITARQSKAVSA; encoded by the coding sequence ATGACCTGGGTGGTGGACAATCTGGGGCTCATCGTCGAGCTCACCGTGACCCACCTGCGTCAGAGCCTCATCCCCATCCTGCTCGGCCTGCTGCTCTCGGTGCCGCTCGGCTGGATCGCCTGGAGGTACCGGCTCGTCCGCGGGCCGCTCATCGTGCTGACGGGTCTGTTGTACACGATCCCGTCGCTCGCGCTGCTGATCCTCATGCCGGCGGCGCTCGGATACTCGGTGATCAGCGAGGAGAACCTCGTCGCCGCGCTGACGATCTACGCCGTGGCCATCCTCGTGCGCGCCGTGGCCGACGGACTCGACTCGGTGGACGCGGACGTGCTCCAGGCGTCGACCGCGATGGGCTACGCCGCGCCGCGGCGCTTCTTCGCCGTCGAGCTGCCGCTCGCCGGCCCCGTGATCCTGGCCGGTCTCCGCGTGACCGCGGTGTCGACGATCTCACTCGCCACGGTCGGCATCCTGATCGGCGTGAGGAACCTCGGCTACCTGTTCACGAACGGTCAGCAGCGCAGGCTCATCCCGGAGGTGCTGGCCGGGGTCGTCGCCGTGGTCGTCATCGCGCTGCTCGTCGACCTCGCGCTCATGCTCGCGGGGCGGATGCTCATGCCGTGGACCCGCGCGACGTCGATCACGGCGCGACAGTCGAAGGCGGTCAGCGCATGA
- a CDS encoding ABC transporter permease: MNLFADALAWLFSPDRLVGTYALPTLLVQHLLYTIVSVAVAAAIALPAGWLIGHTGRGREVAVAVSGAARAIPSFGLLVLLVLVLGILQTPLAAVITFVLLAIPSLLAGAYTGLEAIDRRVIDAARAMGMTEWQIFTRVELRLGLPLLIGGLRSALLQVIATVTIAAYVNLGGLGWPIIQGIPLSRFDQVLGGAILVALLALIVDLLMALAQRAAVPAGLRTPASGAPASTSRARRVASVPA, translated from the coding sequence ATGAACCTCTTCGCCGACGCACTCGCATGGCTGTTCTCACCAGACCGCCTGGTGGGGACCTACGCGCTGCCCACTCTGCTCGTCCAGCACCTGCTGTACACGATCGTGTCGGTCGCCGTCGCGGCCGCGATCGCCCTGCCCGCCGGCTGGCTGATCGGCCACACCGGCCGAGGGCGCGAGGTCGCCGTCGCTGTGTCGGGTGCCGCCAGGGCGATCCCCTCATTCGGACTGCTCGTGCTGCTGGTGCTCGTGCTCGGCATCCTGCAGACGCCGCTCGCCGCAGTGATCACCTTCGTCCTGCTCGCGATCCCCTCGCTGCTGGCGGGGGCGTACACCGGCCTCGAGGCCATCGACCGGCGCGTCATCGACGCCGCGCGCGCGATGGGGATGACGGAGTGGCAGATCTTCACGCGGGTCGAGCTGCGACTCGGGCTGCCGCTGCTGATCGGCGGGCTGCGCTCGGCGCTGCTGCAGGTGATCGCCACCGTCACGATCGCCGCCTACGTCAACCTCGGCGGCCTCGGGTGGCCCATCATCCAGGGCATCCCGCTGAGCCGCTTCGACCAGGTGCTCGGCGGGGCGATCCTCGTCGCCCTGCTCGCTCTCATCGTCGACCTCCTCATGGCGCTCGCCCAGCGAGCAGCCGTCCCCGCCGGGCTGCGCACCCCCGCCTCCGGAGCACCCGCCTCGACCTCGCGCGCTCGCCGCGTGGCATCCGTCCCCGCCTGA
- a CDS encoding ABC transporter substrate-binding protein, with protein MSTHRKTRTAFISGIAVVAALSLAGCGSNTNPLDKPAGDGGDTGGGDTIVVGSQAYYSNEIIAEIYAQGLEDAGFTVERTFSIGQRDAYMPEVESGNIDVFPEYTGNLLEYLDKEATATSPDDVYAALQDVLPDGLTALQFADASDQDTYTVLKSFADENGLTTIADLSKLSEPATIGAAPEFEQRPYGPAGAKDAYGVDLKFSATGQGTLDALLAGTVQVADIYTADPAFQTEEIVALEDPENMILASNVVPLVSSDIADDVRDVIDAISAELTAEDLVDMNVQSTVDQKSSAEIATAWLKEKGLI; from the coding sequence ATGTCCACCCATCGCAAGACCCGCACCGCCTTCATCTCCGGCATCGCCGTCGTCGCCGCGCTCTCGCTCGCCGGCTGCGGATCGAACACGAACCCGCTCGACAAGCCCGCCGGCGACGGCGGCGACACGGGCGGCGGCGACACGATCGTCGTCGGCTCCCAGGCGTACTACTCGAACGAGATCATCGCCGAGATCTACGCCCAGGGCCTCGAAGACGCCGGCTTCACCGTCGAGCGCACCTTCAGCATCGGCCAGCGCGACGCCTACATGCCCGAGGTCGAGTCGGGCAACATCGACGTCTTCCCCGAGTACACCGGCAACCTGCTCGAGTACCTCGACAAGGAGGCGACGGCCACCAGCCCCGACGATGTCTATGCGGCGCTGCAGGACGTGCTCCCCGACGGGCTCACCGCCCTCCAGTTCGCCGACGCGAGCGATCAGGACACCTACACGGTGCTGAAGTCGTTCGCCGACGAGAACGGTCTCACCACGATCGCCGATCTGTCGAAGCTCAGCGAGCCCGCGACCATCGGCGCGGCGCCCGAGTTCGAGCAGCGCCCCTACGGCCCGGCCGGCGCCAAAGACGCCTACGGCGTCGACCTGAAGTTCTCGGCCACCGGACAGGGCACGCTCGACGCGCTGCTCGCCGGCACCGTGCAGGTGGCCGACATCTACACCGCTGACCCGGCGTTCCAGACCGAGGAGATCGTGGCGCTGGAAGACCCCGAGAACATGATCCTCGCGTCGAACGTCGTGCCGCTCGTCTCGAGCGACATCGCCGACGACGTCCGCGACGTCATCGATGCGATCAGCGCGGAGCTGACCGCCGAAGACCTCGTCGACATGAACGT